In the genome of bacterium, one region contains:
- a CDS encoding metallophosphoesterase: MKILILSDTHIPHRAKQLPKEVTDEILTCDAIIHAGDFTSLSFYQDLQLLKKPFYAVRGNMDDDELYSLLHETLVFSLEGLNIGLYHGIGAPWGIEKKVLEKFKEAADLNLIIFGHSHKPMKKEENGIILFNPGSPTDTIFAPRRSYGILEVKEGKILRLDHVFL; this comes from the coding sequence ATGAAGATATTGATCCTATCGGATACGCACATTCCACATAGGGCTAAGCAGTTACCAAAAGAGGTTACAGATGAGATTCTGACTTGTGATGCGATAATACACGCTGGGGACTTTACATCTCTTAGTTTTTATCAGGATCTACAGCTATTGAAGAAACCATTTTATGCAGTTAGAGGCAATATGGATGATGACGAACTTTATTCTTTACTTCACGAAACGCTCGTTTTTTCGTTAGAGGGGTTGAATATCGGACTTTATCATGGAATTGGTGCTCCGTGGGGAATTGAGAAAAAAGTGCTGGAAAAATTTAAAGAAGCAGCGGATCTGAATCTAATAATTTTTGGACATTCGCATAAACCAATGAAAAAAGAAGAGAATGGTATAATTCTGTTTAACCCGGGTTCGCCGACGGATACCATATTCGCACCAAGACGTTCCTATGGTATATTGGAAGTAAAAGAGGGCAAGATTTTAAGGTTAGATCATGTGTTTTTGTAA
- a CDS encoding HU family DNA-binding protein, whose protein sequence is MRKQDIVDEIYQQTGLPKKDIQLVVNMFLDTVKKAFFRGDRVELRGFGVFEVKHRKSRVGRNPKTKEVIKIPARKVVTFKPSKLVKGLKEEE, encoded by the coding sequence ATGAGGAAACAAGATATAGTAGATGAAATTTACCAGCAAACAGGCTTACCTAAGAAGGATATACAACTGGTCGTGAACATGTTCTTGGATACTGTTAAAAAGGCTTTCTTCAGGGGTGATAGAGTTGAATTAAGGGGATTTGGCGTTTTCGAGGTAAAGCATAGAAAGAGCAGGGTCGGAAGAAACCCTAAGACAAAGGAAGTAATTAAAATTCCTGCAAGGAAAGTTGTAACTTTTAAACCGTCAAAACTGGTTAAGGGATTGAAGGAGGAAGAATAA
- the gcvT gene encoding glycine cleavage system aminomethyltransferase GcvT has product MLKRTPLFDEHVKLGAKMVPFGGFEMPLQYTSIIEEHRWVRQSAGIFDVSHMGEIIIKGPDALEFVSYITSNDPSKLELMEIQYSSFPTEEGTIVDDLLVYRLEDHFMLVVNASNIEKDYNWILSHKKGNVEIINISYEVGEIAFQGPKAEQVLQRIVEEDLSKIKYYWAARVKILGKEVLISRTGYTGEDGFEIYTDNKHVVEIFRKLLEFPEVKPVGLGARDSLRLEMGYCLYGNDIDETTNLIEAGLKWITKLEKPDFIGKDALIEIEQKGITRKRVGFVIKEGGGIPRHGYKIYDETGNEIGFVTSGNLAPSLNIPIGMGYVLKDFAKAGTEIFVEIRGKRVPGEIVKLPFYKEGSVKKA; this is encoded by the coding sequence ATGCTTAAGAGAACTCCGCTTTTTGATGAGCATGTAAAACTCGGTGCAAAGATGGTGCCTTTCGGTGGGTTTGAAATGCCCCTGCAGTACACTTCAATTATTGAGGAGCACCGTTGGGTTAGGCAGAGCGCGGGTATCTTTGATGTTTCCCACATGGGCGAAATTATAATAAAAGGGCCAGATGCCCTTGAATTTGTATCGTACATCACGTCCAATGATCCCTCAAAACTGGAGTTAATGGAAATTCAATACTCTTCCTTTCCCACTGAGGAAGGAACCATAGTGGATGACCTACTGGTGTACAGGCTTGAAGACCATTTCATGCTCGTAGTAAATGCCTCTAATATAGAGAAAGATTACAATTGGATTTTGAGTCACAAAAAGGGGAATGTTGAAATTATTAATATCTCATATGAAGTTGGTGAAATTGCCTTTCAGGGACCTAAGGCTGAGCAAGTGCTTCAAAGAATTGTTGAAGAAGATCTTTCGAAAATTAAGTATTACTGGGCAGCCCGAGTCAAAATTCTGGGTAAAGAAGTTCTAATATCCAGAACAGGTTACACCGGTGAAGATGGATTTGAAATTTACACCGATAATAAACACGTGGTGGAGATATTTAGGAAGCTCCTTGAATTTCCCGAGGTTAAGCCTGTAGGTCTTGGGGCAAGGGATTCATTGAGGTTAGAGATGGGATACTGTCTTTACGGAAACGACATTGACGAAACGACTAATTTGATAGAGGCTGGTCTTAAATGGATTACCAAATTGGAAAAGCCAGATTTTATTGGCAAAGACGCTCTTATAGAGATTGAGCAAAAAGGTATTACACGAAAAAGGGTTGGTTTTGTAATTAAAGAGGGTGGGGGTATTCCAAGACATGGTTATAAGATATATGATGAGACTGGAAATGAAATCGGCTTCGTAACCAGCGGTAACCTTGCTCCTTCGCTAAATATACCCATTGGTATGGGTTATGTTTTAAAGGATTTTGCTAAGGCTGGAACTGAGATTTTTGTTGAGATTAGAGGTAAAAGAGTTCCTGGCGAGATTGTTAAATTGCCTTTCTACAAAGAAGGGAGTGTAAAAAAGGCTTAA
- a CDS encoding sigma 54-interacting transcriptional regulator yields the protein MLEKLKAEESTYLQVLSELFEFVFQIISEVFQDIKYGVVLTKPTGKPLQIISKGVNEAELNALIQEINLSPSSNPFKINKYKIYPLKGKLGAYGYIFVAENDGSESAFLEKASETFSKITELLTLLDYHFVDPGTGLPGKKYLLDRIDEQIQRKIRYKEDFSLIIIRVDNFEEISRNLPEDSFDALLRDIARFITKLKRKSDILCRFDVDKLAILMPHTTAEGTKTFTDRLSSALNFESFRINHTVIKCKFSIGYVNSEEFNILEHDELILNALLQLTNSGKKAQSQENFFTIEIVGNSSKMAKVKEEIVIASQTDMTVLILGETGTGKELVARKIHELSARRSKPFVIIDCASITETLLESELFGYEKGAFTGATSRKIGLFESASGGTVFLDEIEATSPGMQAKLLRAIEEKTIRRVGGTELIPIDVRIISASNIDLEEEVKKGNFRKDLYYRISGMVINLAPLRERKEDIPELVNYFIKKYSIEEGKIIKGITPAVYDLLKSYDWPGNIRELEKEVERMIAFTEDGGYITVDKLSPKITAMESHNFSLDELVENYEKNILIDALLSCNWNETKAAKMLGISRTSLIAKMKKYNLKKRINESWN from the coding sequence ATGCTTGAAAAGCTGAAAGCAGAAGAATCAACATATTTGCAGGTTCTTTCAGAGCTTTTTGAATTTGTTTTTCAAATTATCTCAGAAGTTTTCCAAGATATCAAATATGGAGTTGTGCTAACAAAACCCACGGGCAAGCCTCTGCAAATTATTTCCAAAGGAGTAAATGAAGCGGAATTAAATGCACTCATCCAGGAGATTAATCTTTCACCTTCTTCAAATCCTTTTAAGATCAATAAATACAAGATTTATCCATTAAAAGGTAAACTCGGAGCTTATGGATACATTTTTGTTGCAGAAAACGACGGTTCCGAATCGGCCTTCCTGGAAAAGGCGTCAGAAACATTTTCAAAAATAACCGAGTTGCTTACCCTTCTCGACTACCATTTCGTGGATCCCGGTACAGGCCTACCTGGAAAGAAATATCTACTTGACCGAATTGATGAACAGATTCAGCGGAAAATTCGCTACAAAGAAGATTTCTCATTAATAATAATAAGGGTTGACAACTTTGAAGAAATTTCTAGAAATTTACCTGAGGATTCCTTCGATGCGCTCTTAAGAGATATTGCCCGATTCATAACAAAACTGAAAAGAAAAAGTGACATTCTTTGTAGATTTGACGTGGACAAACTGGCAATCCTAATGCCACATACTACTGCAGAAGGCACTAAAACCTTCACGGATAGACTTAGTTCCGCATTAAACTTTGAGTCCTTTCGTATAAACCACACTGTTATAAAATGTAAATTTTCCATTGGTTACGTTAACTCAGAAGAGTTTAATATCTTGGAACATGATGAATTAATACTAAATGCCTTGCTTCAATTGACCAACAGTGGGAAAAAAGCACAATCGCAAGAAAATTTCTTTACCATTGAAATTGTAGGTAATTCAAGTAAAATGGCAAAAGTAAAAGAGGAGATTGTTATCGCTTCCCAGACCGATATGACCGTTCTCATCCTTGGAGAAACTGGAACGGGTAAGGAACTTGTCGCAAGAAAAATTCATGAATTAAGTGCAAGAAGAAGTAAACCTTTTGTAATTATTGATTGCGCCTCCATAACCGAAACCCTTCTGGAATCAGAACTTTTTGGTTATGAAAAGGGTGCCTTTACAGGCGCCACTTCACGAAAAATAGGACTTTTTGAGTCCGCATCTGGTGGCACTGTGTTTCTTGATGAAATTGAGGCTACTTCACCTGGGATGCAAGCAAAATTGCTGAGAGCTATCGAAGAAAAAACTATAAGAAGAGTTGGGGGAACGGAACTTATCCCTATAGATGTCAGGATAATTTCCGCATCCAATATTGATCTTGAAGAAGAAGTTAAGAAAGGAAATTTCAGAAAAGACCTTTATTACCGTATTTCGGGTATGGTAATAAATTTAGCACCTCTTAGAGAAAGAAAAGAAGACATTCCAGAGCTTGTAAACTATTTTATCAAAAAATATTCTATAGAGGAAGGCAAAATCATCAAAGGGATTACTCCAGCGGTTTACGACCTCCTCAAATCTTACGATTGGCCAGGCAATATAAGAGAACTGGAAAAAGAAGTTGAAAGGATGATTGCCTTCACAGAAGACGGAGGTTACATAACGGTGGATAAACTATCCCCTAAAATAACAGCCATGGAATCGCACAACTTCTCCCTTGATGAACTTGTAGAAAACTACGAGAAAAATATTCTCATTGACGCACTTTTAAGCTGCAACTGGAATGAGACAAAGGCAGCAAAAATGCTCGGGATTTCACGAACAAGCCTCATCGCCAAGATGAAAAAATATAATTTGAAAAAGAGGATAAATGAAAGCTGGAATTAA
- a CDS encoding prepilin-type N-terminal cleavage/methylation domain-containing protein codes for MKAGIKKNRSAFTLLELAIVLILIGILIGIVVRGTQTGYTAKVNATVECYRINLYAIENYFNTYRRYPGDGDGDGKVESDAIPILRANGFDVKVENPFGGTFTILWRNFPSADSGNYIYSDKIPPNADSLIDSKIDDGNLDTGRYRRISNVSYLKF; via the coding sequence ATGAAAGCTGGAATTAAAAAAAATAGAAGTGCCTTTACTCTTCTCGAATTAGCTATAGTACTCATTCTCATAGGTATCCTTATTGGAATTGTGGTACGCGGCACACAGACAGGTTATACAGCAAAGGTCAACGCTACGGTTGAATGCTACAGGATCAATCTGTATGCAATAGAAAACTATTTTAACACCTATAGGAGATACCCTGGTGATGGCGATGGTGATGGTAAAGTTGAAAGTGACGCCATTCCTATTTTGAGGGCGAACGGTTTTGATGTAAAAGTTGAGAATCCCTTTGGCGGTACTTTTACCATCCTGTGGAGAAACTTTCCCAGTGCAGATAGTGGAAATTACATCTACTCTGATAAAATTCCCCCGAATGCCGATTCCCTTATAGATTCAAAGATAGACGACGGAAACTTGGATACCGGCCGATACAGGAGAATCTCCAATGTCTCTTACCTTAAGTTTTAG
- a CDS encoding type II secretion system protein: MSLTLSFRKGFSLIEISVALVVMGILTAVAIPVALNVNRAQKVGQAMSELSNIREIIISYYKINGKLPSHDATYSLPTSTIGIPDQYSKDPIKGIPYIYFADTTAGSTDTIYIDGVPMGDISAVIISAGPNGNFDGENATPDDGRFESSGTGDFDDILYYVCELDLKGGPRVLSSQYCETYTLILSNKDVNGITYYMRTISDVINPSPYATLTPGSSITLSNLPPYTCVQISTDKNFRDQRTQFFNITSFNEGSDCMENVVIYSNFSGVQSPPLITGDLSQ, translated from the coding sequence ATGTCTCTTACCTTAAGTTTTAGGAAAGGGTTCAGCCTAATTGAAATTTCTGTTGCTTTGGTGGTTATGGGAATTCTCACTGCGGTTGCTATTCCGGTGGCACTGAATGTAAACAGGGCACAGAAAGTAGGACAAGCAATGAGCGAGCTCTCAAACATAAGAGAGATAATAATTTCTTACTACAAAATAAATGGGAAACTCCCCTCTCACGATGCAACTTATAGCCTCCCAACCTCGACTATCGGTATCCCTGATCAATACAGTAAGGATCCTATAAAAGGTATTCCATACATCTATTTTGCCGATACAACTGCTGGTTCCACTGATACTATATACATAGACGGGGTCCCTATGGGAGATATTTCAGCGGTGATCATAAGTGCAGGCCCTAATGGAAATTTTGACGGTGAAAACGCAACGCCAGATGATGGAAGGTTTGAATCTTCAGGAACGGGAGACTTTGATGACATTCTCTACTATGTTTGTGAACTGGATTTAAAAGGAGGACCTCGAGTCCTTTCATCGCAATATTGTGAAACATACACACTTATATTGAGTAACAAGGATGTAAATGGAATTACCTACTATATGAGAACGATATCAGATGTAATAAATCCATCGCCCTATGCTACCCTAACGCCCGGTAGCTCCATAACCCTCTCAAACTTACCGCCATACACGTGTGTTCAAATAAGTACAGATAAAAATTTCAGAGATCAAAGGACACAATTCTTCAACATCACTTCGTTCAACGAAGGAAGTGATTGTATGGAGAACGTCGTAATTTATTCAAACTTTAGTGGAGTGCAATCCCCACCACTCATAACAGGAGATCTTTCTCAGTGA
- a CDS encoding prepilin-type N-terminal cleavage/methylation domain-containing protein — translation MRKGFTLIEISIALIILGIIAGISLPLLMSTNKTKKIEMARKEMETYKTRLIVYFNEKNTLPGHTASYGLPQPALQIPGKFTLDPVSGIPYRYFADTTSDGDSIYVDGLPIGDIGAVIISAGTNGKFDGENAMPDDKRFQSSGTGDFDDILISVSQNELIGLITSCTSYEVTISNTSGSRIYVFPTKSSSTYSTIPNGNTTTLPNLSPDEYILISTQNTFNTISTNTLNPLKYDKNGNCKVSITVDTITTGVPVFTTDLD, via the coding sequence GTGAGAAAGGGTTTTACTCTTATAGAAATCTCGATTGCCTTAATTATTCTTGGCATAATTGCTGGAATTTCACTACCCCTTTTAATGTCAACAAACAAAACAAAAAAAATTGAAATGGCAAGAAAAGAGATGGAAACGTATAAAACAAGGCTCATCGTATATTTCAACGAGAAAAACACCCTTCCTGGGCATACAGCAAGCTACGGACTTCCACAACCCGCACTCCAGATTCCAGGAAAATTCACCCTTGATCCAGTAAGTGGTATCCCTTATCGCTACTTTGCCGATACAACCTCAGATGGAGATTCTATCTATGTCGACGGATTACCAATAGGGGACATCGGAGCGGTAATTATTTCTGCTGGCACTAATGGTAAATTTGACGGAGAAAATGCGATGCCTGATGATAAAAGATTTCAATCTTCTGGAACCGGTGATTTTGACGATATTTTAATTTCTGTATCCCAGAACGAACTTATAGGATTAATAACATCCTGCACATCATATGAGGTAACAATAAGTAATACCAGCGGATCACGTATATACGTCTTTCCGACAAAATCCTCCTCTACTTATTCAACTATTCCAAACGGAAACACCACAACACTGCCCAATCTAAGCCCAGATGAATACATTTTGATCTCTACCCAAAATACATTTAATACAATAAGTACCAATACCCTTAACCCGCTAAAATACGATAAAAATGGAAATTGTAAAGTATCCATTACTGTGGACACAATAACTACCGGCGTTCCGGTTTTTACAACTGACCTGGATTAA
- a CDS encoding type II secretion system F family protein → MEFVYIGLNQRGERVKGYIDAEDEVVAVKILKEQGLTPLQVKKSSLFSLKPKYRVKRKELILFTMQLHSVISSGVPITIGLESLRDEAVSKDLKKVIEEIRLALLQGSSLYEAFSRFKTIFPPYYLGALKVGEESGTLPKTLERIVNVMQREEEQKDKTIKALIYPAFAVTTITFAAIFYLFYVLPRVIELVKGLGTSLPFITVIVIGIVGFLKRFIFLLVILIVGLIIALMLLYKRKSTRVIIEKLLVEKLGLLSDILKKSFYAHFTTFLSLMLEAGVDMSTSLELLTFSTGNLYLVGLIERLRTLVISGQRLGEAVRNLGFSPLFCSMVAIGEETGTLPRQLDSLSFYYESELTRTVERLQAILEPILIIFIGVFAALIFVSVLLPIYQTIGSIR, encoded by the coding sequence ATGGAGTTTGTTTATATAGGATTGAATCAAAGGGGAGAGAGAGTAAAAGGCTATATTGATGCAGAGGATGAGGTGGTCGCGGTTAAAATCTTGAAAGAGCAGGGGCTTACTCCCTTGCAAGTAAAGAAGTCTTCTTTATTCTCTCTAAAACCAAAGTACAGGGTAAAGCGAAAAGAACTGATTCTCTTCACGATGCAACTTCACTCCGTCATTAGTTCCGGCGTGCCAATCACCATAGGCCTTGAAAGCTTGAGAGACGAGGCGGTTAGCAAGGATTTGAAGAAGGTCATTGAGGAGATTCGTCTTGCCCTTCTTCAAGGAAGCTCTTTATATGAAGCCTTTTCGCGGTTTAAGACGATTTTTCCACCCTACTATCTTGGGGCTTTAAAAGTCGGTGAGGAGAGCGGTACTCTTCCTAAAACCCTTGAAAGGATAGTTAATGTGATGCAAAGGGAAGAAGAGCAAAAGGATAAGACCATCAAAGCATTGATATATCCTGCCTTTGCTGTTACAACGATAACCTTTGCAGCCATTTTTTACCTTTTTTACGTTCTTCCGAGAGTGATTGAGCTGGTTAAAGGGCTCGGTACCAGTTTGCCCTTTATTACTGTTATAGTGATCGGTATAGTGGGTTTTCTCAAAAGGTTTATTTTTCTCCTGGTAATTTTAATTGTAGGGTTGATAATTGCCTTAATGTTACTTTACAAACGTAAGTCAACGAGAGTTATTATTGAAAAGTTACTTGTGGAAAAACTTGGCCTTTTGTCTGATATCCTCAAGAAGTCTTTCTATGCCCACTTTACGACATTCCTTTCCCTAATGTTAGAGGCTGGTGTGGATATGAGTACTTCCCTTGAGCTTTTAACTTTCAGCACCGGGAACCTTTATTTAGTGGGTCTTATTGAAAGATTGAGGACTCTTGTCATTTCTGGTCAGAGACTGGGCGAAGCGGTTAGAAACCTTGGCTTTTCACCTCTGTTTTGTTCTATGGTGGCCATAGGTGAGGAAACGGGGACCCTACCGAGACAACTTGATAGTCTTTCTTTCTACTACGAATCAGAGCTTACACGGACAGTTGAAAGGCTCCAAGCCATTTTGGAGCCTATTCTTATTATCTTTATTGGGGTATTTGCAGCTCTGATATTCGTTTCTGTACTCCTGCCAATTTATCAGACGATTGGAAGTATAAGGTAG
- a CDS encoding GspE/PulE family protein, with amino-acid sequence MLIERGKRALKLGEILLNYGFLTETELKLALEEQARTGEKLGEILLRLGLVTEEEISYAIAHQAGVEFVNLEEVIINPAVLKLVPYKVARENKVVPIDTDGKSITIAIQDPFNFKAIDTIEQITGLRVIVKVAREEQILKAIENLYGLHVSSDEDFEANIREAIRIQQLGAEVAPIANIVNLIVLKGIQLDATDIHIEPSDKVTRIRYRVDGVLHPIYTIPRRLHPSIVTRIKIMSNLDIGEQRIPQDGGFNFQLGMKNINIRVSTYPTPYGESVVLRILERTNIILGLEKLGLSEEKLTRIRNLIRKPFGIIIVCGPTGSGKTTTLNSILLELNSLEKNIMTIEDPIEYRLPLIKQSQVNEKAGFTFASALRSILRHDPDVILVGEMRDRETAELAFQASLTGHLVLTTIHANTALQAIPRLLNLGVDPYIMSVGLIAIVGQRLVRRVCENCKEQRPVDIDLVKKFGLEKYITEGEMEYAGKGCSSCFHTTYRGRTGIFEILEITEDVRELIQRGAPLHEIESAVKYETMLEDGTRKVKQGITNLSEVLRVIG; translated from the coding sequence TTGCTAATAGAGAGAGGTAAAAGAGCATTAAAACTTGGTGAAATTTTGCTCAACTATGGTTTTTTAACGGAAACAGAACTTAAGCTTGCCTTGGAAGAACAGGCGAGAACGGGAGAAAAGCTGGGTGAGATATTGCTAAGGCTTGGACTTGTAACGGAAGAGGAAATCTCTTATGCCATCGCTCACCAGGCTGGGGTTGAATTCGTAAATCTTGAAGAGGTTATAATAAATCCTGCTGTGCTAAAGTTGGTCCCATATAAAGTTGCAAGGGAAAACAAAGTTGTTCCCATAGATACTGATGGCAAGTCCATTACAATTGCAATTCAAGATCCTTTTAATTTCAAAGCCATAGATACCATTGAGCAGATTACCGGGCTTAGAGTTATTGTTAAAGTGGCAAGAGAAGAGCAGATTCTAAAAGCTATTGAGAACCTTTATGGTCTTCATGTAAGCTCTGATGAGGATTTCGAGGCCAATATAAGAGAAGCGATCAGGATACAACAGCTTGGTGCGGAAGTTGCCCCCATTGCAAACATTGTGAACCTGATTGTTTTGAAGGGAATACAACTTGATGCAACAGATATACACATTGAGCCATCTGACAAGGTTACAAGAATAAGGTACCGTGTTGACGGGGTTTTGCATCCGATTTACACAATCCCACGACGGCTTCATCCATCCATTGTAACGAGAATTAAAATTATGTCAAATCTGGACATTGGAGAGCAGAGAATTCCACAGGATGGAGGTTTCAACTTCCAGCTGGGTATGAAGAATATAAACATAAGAGTTTCGACTTATCCCACTCCTTACGGGGAAAGTGTTGTGCTTAGGATCCTGGAAAGGACAAATATTATACTTGGCCTTGAAAAACTTGGCCTGTCCGAGGAAAAACTCACAAGGATTAGAAATTTGATACGCAAACCCTTTGGCATAATCATCGTTTGTGGTCCAACGGGGTCAGGGAAAACCACGACTTTAAATTCCATTTTGTTGGAGCTAAACTCTCTTGAGAAGAACATTATGACCATAGAAGACCCAATTGAGTACAGATTACCGCTCATAAAGCAGTCTCAGGTTAATGAGAAAGCAGGATTCACCTTTGCAAGTGCTCTGAGAAGTATTCTCAGACATGACCCTGATGTAATCCTTGTGGGTGAGATGAGGGATCGTGAAACCGCAGAACTGGCTTTTCAGGCTTCTTTGACAGGTCATCTTGTTTTAACCACTATTCATGCCAATACAGCACTTCAGGCAATCCCCAGGCTTCTAAATCTTGGTGTTGACCCTTATATAATGTCCGTTGGGCTTATTGCCATTGTGGGGCAGAGGTTGGTGAGAAGGGTTTGTGAAAATTGTAAGGAGCAACGGCCCGTCGATATTGATTTAGTTAAGAAGTTTGGCCTTGAGAAGTATATTACAGAAGGTGAGATGGAGTATGCTGGAAAGGGGTGTTCCAGTTGTTTCCACACTACTTACCGTGGTAGAACGGGTATTTTTGAGATTCTGGAAATAACTGAGGATGTTAGGGAATTGATACAGCGCGGGGCTCCCCTTCACGAGATTGAAAGTGCTGTGAAATACGAAACGATGCTTGAGGATGGAACCCGTAAGGTTAAGCAAGGGATAACAAATCTTAGTGAAGTTTTGAGAGTTATAGGTTAA
- a CDS encoding AAA family ATPase codes for MRVNPFTNTPNLEFHYESRSFQEGYSAIYYVISRRLGFGMVTGEVGTGKTQLLRYFLKNSPFRMVSAVVLNPLVRPRDLLKLILTDFGVKEALKVRQISVLISLLYDFTLKMAEEGERVVIFIDEAQDLPIDTMESLRLISNFETEDSKLIDIILVGQPELEEKLKRYDLRQLNQRIWIRLRLRPLDLDEIEPYLVARFEKSGAGRIFDNFIIGEVYNFSKGIPRLINALMERALLSAFVDDSKIIRPRHIKRAIESLMGEG; via the coding sequence ATGAGGGTGAACCCCTTTACCAATACACCAAACCTCGAATTTCATTATGAGTCCAGATCCTTTCAAGAAGGTTATTCCGCTATCTACTATGTGATAAGCAGAAGACTGGGCTTTGGAATGGTTACCGGTGAGGTGGGCACAGGTAAAACCCAGCTTCTAAGGTATTTTTTAAAGAATTCTCCCTTCCGTATGGTTTCTGCCGTTGTTTTAAATCCTCTTGTAAGGCCGAGGGATTTATTAAAACTAATACTTACCGATTTCGGAGTCAAAGAAGCTCTGAAAGTAAGGCAAATTAGTGTTTTAATAAGTCTTCTTTACGATTTCACATTGAAGATGGCGGAGGAGGGCGAAAGGGTCGTAATCTTTATTGACGAGGCCCAGGATCTACCTATTGATACAATGGAGTCACTCAGACTCATTTCCAACTTTGAAACGGAGGATTCAAAACTCATTGATATAATCCTTGTAGGGCAACCGGAGCTGGAGGAGAAGTTAAAGAGGTATGATTTGAGACAGCTCAACCAGAGGATTTGGATAAGATTAAGACTCAGACCACTGGATTTAGATGAGATAGAACCTTACCTTGTTGCGCGCTTTGAGAAATCGGGGGCGGGAAGAATTTTTGATAATTTTATCATAGGAGAGGTTTATAACTTTTCAAAGGGAATTCCCAGGTTAATTAATGCTCTGATGGAAAGGGCTTTACTATCAGCCTTTGTTGATGATAGCAAAATCATAAGGCCGAGACATATCAAAAGGGCAATAGAGAGTTTGATGGGTGAAGGATAA